The following DNA comes from Armatimonadota bacterium.
ACACAGCAGCCCAAAGCGCCCACCAGGAGCGCGATGGCAAGGGTTGCCGCGGCCGTGATCACTCGAACACCTCCGCCACCCAGCGCTCCAGCCGTCCCCGGATCCGCTGCACCACGGCCTCCGGATCCTCCAGATCGAAGACGTGCACCAGCAACGCACCACGGTCTGGAGTCACGTCCACGGTCATGGTGCCCGGGGTCATGGTGATGGCGTTGGCCAAGGCCGTGATGGCCGCAGGCCGTCGCACCCGCAGGGGGAAGCGGACGAATCCGGGCCGGTTCCTCCTGCGGGGGTTCAGGATGAGGGCGGCCATGGCAAGATTGGCGGCCACCACCTCGTACGCGAACACCACCGCAAGCCCCATGGCTCCCACGAGCCGCCTCACTTCACTCCCCCCAGCACCGCCTCGAAGTACCCCTCCCGGTCCAGGAGCTGGCCGGCCGCAGACCAGGTGAGCTCCCACAGCCACCGGCCGCCCAGGCCCCAGAAGACCGTGAGGGCCGCCATGGCCGCGGTGGGCACCAGCAGCTCCCCCCCTGCCCTCCTGCGCCGAGACACCGGCCCCCAGAAGGCCTGCGTGAAGATCTTCATCATGGATGCGAGGGTCAACAGACTCACGAGGATACTCGTCCAGAGGGCGAGGGGGATCCAGGGGTTCGGTCTCTCCCCGTACGCGGCCACCCCTGCCACCAGCAACCCCATCTTTCCCCAGAAACCCGAAAGGGGAGGGATCCCCGAGAGGGAGAGAGCAGGGATCAGGAACAGGATTCCTAGGACAGGCTGGATCCGGGCAAGACCCGAGAGAGCAGAAAGGTGCCCCGTCCCCCAGACCCGCTCCACGGCGCCGCTCACCAGCAGCAGGG
Coding sequences within:
- a CDS encoding Na+/H+ antiporter subunit E, yielding MRRLVGAMGLAVVFAYEVVAANLAMAALILNPRRRNRPGFVRFPLRVRRPAAITALANAITMTPGTMTVDVTPDRGALLVHVFDLEDPEAVVQRIRGRLERWVAEVFE